The Corynebacterium camporealensis genome contains a region encoding:
- a CDS encoding SDR family oxidoreductase, translating to MLGAVLILGGRSDIGGDIARRLAPGRPVVLAARGTDGMEDRRAELLQAGATAVHLVDFDAADVSTHRDIVHQAEELAGEITTAVVAFGILGDQDRAEQDEKHAFDIALIDYAAQVSMLTVLADHMVRGHIVAFSSIAGWRARRANYVYGSTKAGLDAFCQGLADRLQGGPLALITARPGFVIGSMTKGMKPAPLSVRPRAVGEAVVEAMDSGKHPRSKTLWIPRSLRLLAYVMKIVPRPIWRHMPR from the coding sequence ATGCTAGGCGCTGTGCTCATCCTCGGCGGCCGCAGCGACATCGGCGGCGATATCGCTCGTCGCCTCGCCCCTGGCCGCCCAGTGGTGCTGGCCGCACGCGGTACCGACGGGATGGAGGATCGCCGTGCTGAGCTCCTGCAAGCCGGTGCCACCGCGGTACATCTGGTCGATTTTGATGCTGCCGATGTCTCCACTCACCGTGACATCGTGCACCAGGCAGAAGAACTTGCCGGCGAAATCACGACCGCTGTCGTGGCCTTCGGCATCCTGGGTGACCAGGATCGCGCGGAGCAAGATGAGAAACACGCCTTCGACATCGCGCTGATCGATTACGCCGCGCAGGTCTCCATGCTGACTGTGCTCGCCGATCACATGGTGCGCGGCCACATCGTCGCGTTCTCGTCGATTGCTGGTTGGCGCGCTCGCCGCGCGAACTATGTCTATGGCTCCACGAAGGCTGGTCTCGACGCGTTCTGCCAAGGCCTGGCTGACCGTTTGCAGGGCGGACCACTGGCTCTCATCACAGCGCGTCCCGGCTTCGTCATCGGTTCGATGACCAAGGGCATGAAACCTGCACCGCTGTCAGTGCGTCCTCGCGCTGTTGGTGAAGCAGTCGTCGAAGCCATGGACTCAGGCAAGCATCCACGCAGTAAGACCCTGTGGATCCCGCGCAGCCTGCGCCTGCTGGCCTACGTCATGAAAATCGTGCCACGTCCTATCTGGCGGCACATGCCGCGCTAG
- a CDS encoding M24 family metallopeptidase: protein MSNNAPFSAEVYSARVQRAQQLLNDADVSVAVLGTGADFAYLTGSWISSHERLTALLVTPEAAHVIAPATDILELESSPVAEMDIEVHGWQDGDNPYQLMTEVLGKKPQKFALGASLTADHVLRMLDEWAGAEFLAAPEVLGTLLYAKDDKEIEQLRLAGQAIDRVHAAVPELLRAGRTEAEVAAELTELILREHDSVDFVIVGSGPNGANPHHDYSDRVMEEGEPVVVDIGGTLPSGYHSDCTRTYVVGGDITKAPEDFQKAYEVLEAAQRAGREASHKGFTAAKVDAAVREPIAEAGWGEYYVHRTGHGIGLSTHEEPFIMAGNDLDIEPGMAFSIEPGIYLTGQWGMRLEDIVVAGETECESLNNGPREVR, encoded by the coding sequence ATGAGTAACAATGCACCATTTTCCGCAGAAGTTTATTCCGCGCGTGTGCAGCGTGCACAGCAGCTGCTTAACGATGCCGACGTCAGCGTCGCTGTGCTCGGCACCGGAGCGGACTTTGCGTATCTGACCGGCTCGTGGATTTCCTCCCACGAGCGGCTCACCGCGCTGCTGGTCACCCCGGAAGCAGCGCATGTCATCGCACCAGCAACCGACATTCTGGAGCTGGAATCCAGCCCCGTGGCCGAGATGGACATCGAAGTCCACGGCTGGCAGGACGGTGATAATCCTTATCAGCTCATGACCGAAGTGCTGGGTAAGAAGCCACAGAAGTTCGCTTTGGGCGCAAGCCTGACTGCCGACCACGTCCTGCGGATGCTGGATGAGTGGGCAGGCGCAGAATTCCTGGCAGCCCCAGAGGTCTTGGGCACTTTGCTCTATGCCAAGGACGACAAGGAGATCGAGCAGCTGCGTCTGGCTGGCCAAGCCATCGACCGCGTGCACGCTGCTGTTCCAGAACTGCTGCGCGCTGGCCGCACTGAGGCTGAGGTCGCTGCAGAACTCACCGAACTCATCCTGCGCGAGCATGACTCCGTGGACTTCGTCATCGTTGGTTCTGGCCCGAATGGCGCCAACCCACACCATGACTATTCCGACCGCGTGATGGAGGAAGGCGAACCAGTCGTCGTGGACATCGGAGGCACCCTGCCTTCTGGCTACCACTCCGATTGCACCCGCACCTACGTGGTTGGCGGTGACATCACCAAGGCACCAGAAGACTTCCAGAAGGCCTACGAGGTGCTGGAAGCTGCACAGCGCGCCGGCCGCGAAGCATCCCACAAGGGCTTTACCGCCGCCAAAGTTGATGCCGCAGTGCGTGAGCCTATCGCTGAAGCTGGCTGGGGTGAGTACTACGTCCACCGCACCGGTCATGGCATTGGCTTGTCGACGCATGAGGAGCCATTCATCATGGCAGGCAACGACCTAGACATCGAACCGGGCATGGCCTTTTCTATCGAGCCGGGTATCTATCTCACCGGCCAGTGGGGCATGCGCCTAGAGGACATCGTTGTTGCTGGCGAAACCGAGTGTGAAAGCCTCAACAACGGCCCTCGCGAGGTGCGCTAA